A segment of the Synechococcus sp. CBW1002 genome:
TGGCGGCCTCGCTATCCCGAACTCTCCACAATCCTCGCCCATGCCTGGGCCTGGCATCAGCATCGCGTCTGGCCGAAGTGCGTGCAGCACTGAAACACCGGCAGGCATGAGCGTTACGGATCGGGCTGGCTCCGCTATCGTGATCCACTCCACGGTTGTCTCATCCATAACGTTGAGATCATGGTGATCGCCGGTATCCCCCGCGAAGACATCCGCCATACCAGGGCTGTGCAGGACTGGCTTGCCGAGGGCCGCCAGGAGGGCCTGCAGGAAGGTGAAGTCCGAGGCGAAGCCAAGGTGACCCTCCGCCTCCTCAACCGCCGCTGCGGCCGCCTCACTGGCGCCACCACCGCCCTGATCCCGGCCAAGCCCCAGGAGCAACTGAAAGCCCTGGCGGACTCCCTGCTCAACTTACAGGGCCCGGCCGACCTGGCCGCCTGGCTGGCCGCAAACGCCGCAGCCGCGAACTGACACCAAACCTCAAGGCCATCACCCTCCAGCCCCCCGGCCCCCCAGCCCGAACAAAGCGCTGAGCCGCCGCCTGCCGGCGAGCGCCTTGCCCCACCGGCTCCCGCACGGGCTGCAGCCCCCTGGCATCTGCACGCCCCCTTGCCCGTTCTGCATGCCCCCTCCACGTCCGGTGACCTCGATCTGCTGCCTGGGTGCGGGGTATGTGGGCGGCCCGACGATGGCGGTGATCGCCGATCGCTGCCCCGAGATCCAGGTGACGGTGGTGGATCTCAACGCCGAGCGGATTGCGGCGTGGAACGATCCCGATCTGGCCCAGCCGACATGGTGATCATCTCGGTGAACACCCCCAGCAACCGGGGACACACGATCGTGGTGGAGAAGAGCACCCTGCTTGTGCGCACCGCCGCGGTGATCCAGCAGATCCTGTGGTCGGCAGATAGTGCTGGCGCAGCCGACGACCAGCCGGCTCGCTCCTTCTCGGTGCTCTCCAACCCCGAATTTCTGGCAGAGGGCACGGCGATTGCCGATCTGGAGGCCCCGGATCGGGTGCTGATCGGCGGCGACGACCCCCAGGCGATCGCGGCCCTGGCGGCCATCGACGGCCAGTGGGTGTCGGGCGAGCGCATCCTCACCACCAACCTGTGGAGCAGTGAGCTGAGCAAGCTCACCGCCAATGCCTTCCTGGCGCACCGAAAGAGCTCCCTCCCAGCTCGATCAACGGCATTGCCGCCTTCTGCGAGGCCACCGGCGCCGATGTGCGTGAGGTGGCCGCGGGCGATCGGTGCCGACAGCCGCAACTCGCTGCGCGAGAAGCCTGCGGCTACGGTGGCAAATTTCTGCAGGCGGGGCCGGGCTTTGGCGGCAGCTGCTTCCAGAAGGACATCCTCAACCTGGTGGTCCTCTGCCGCTTTCCATGCGCCTATCGAGCAGGGCGGCCAGTTGCTGGCGGTAGCGCTAATGGGTGCAGCTCCGAGCGGCTGGGGCGAACCCGGATTGGCTTCCCCCTGAGCCGCCAGGCTCCCCAGCCCGAACCAAACGCTCAGCCTCCTGCCGCCAACGAGGCTCCACAGGCACCAGCCCTCTCACGGGCTGCAGCCCCACCCCCAAGCCGCAGCTACCTTGCCGCCAGCCAGCGCTGGCAACCTTGAACACCGACCGCTGGTATTACCGCGTCTTCCAAGGCGCCCCCGACCTGATCCGCGCACTCCTGCCTGGCTCGGTCGCCAACGCCAACACGCTGGGCTTCGACCCCTCAGCCCCCGGCGACAGCCTCTACCGATTTGAAGCCCTCGAGATCAAAGAGCTGAGCCATCGCCTCGACGGCGTGCTCTGGCCCCGCCCAACCACCGGCTGCGCCGACACCGGCAGCCCGGACTTTCCGGTGGTGCTGCTGGAGGTGCAGATGCACCCGGATCCAGGCTTCCACCACCGCCTGGCAGCGCAGACCTACCGCTTCCTGCAGCAGCACCCCCGGGTGGAGCACTGGGTCGTGCTCGTGATCACGCCCCACAACCGCCTCAACCTGGGCCCGAGCCAAGCCCTGCAGCTGTTTCTGCAGCAGGTGGCGTGGATCAACCTGGAGGAGCTGAGCCAGCAGCCCAACCTCGATCCCCTGCTCAACCTGCTCACCCTGCCCGTGCGCCCAGAGAGCGAGCTGGCGGCGAGCAGTCAGCAGATCCTGGCCAGCCGCCCGGATCTGGACCAGGTTGTGCTGCCTATGCTGATTCAACGATTTCCGCAGCTGAGCGAGGAGCAGATCATGGTGATCGCCGGCATCCCCCGCGAAGAAATCCGCCACAGCAGGGCCGTTCAGGAGTGGCTCGCCGAGGGCCGCCAGGAAGGCCGCCAGGAAGGTCGCCAGGAAGGCCGCCAGGAAGGGGAAGCTGCAGTCACCCTCCGCCTCCTCAACCGCCGCTGCGGCCCGCTGAGCGAGGCCACCACCGCCCAGATCCAGGCCCTGCCGCTGGAGCAGCTGGAAGCCCTGGCCGACGCCCTGCTCGACTTCCAGGGCCCAGCCGATCTGGCCGCCTGGCTGGTCGCCAATGGCGCAGCCGCGACATGACACCACAGGCCAAGGCCATCACTCCCCAGCCCCGCTGCCCCGGCCGCGGGGCTTCTTGTTGCCGCGAGACCACACCACATCTGGTGTCTCCAACCCCGAAATCCGTAAGCCTCTTGAAGGGGCTTCCCCCTGAGCCGCCAGGATCCCCAGCCCGAACGACGCTCTGAGCCACCGCCCGCCGGCGAGCGCCCGGCCCCACCAGCTCCCGCACGGGCTGCAGCCCCCTGGCGTCTGCGCCCCCCCTGCCCTTCCTTCTATGCCCCCTCCACCCCCGGCCACCAAGCTTTGCTGCAACTCGCTTCGCGAGAAGCCTTCGGCTACGGCGCCGGCTATGTGGGCGGGCCCACGATGGCGGTGATCGCCGATCGCTGCCCCGAGATCCAGGTGACGGTGGTGGATCTCAACGCCGAGCGGATTGCGGCCTGGAACGATGCCGATCTGAGCCGGCTGCCGGTGTATGAGCCGGGGCTGGATGCTCCAGCCGACATGGTGTTCATCTCGGTGAACACCCCCACCAAAACCAAGGGCCAGGGCGCCGGCCAGGCCAGTGATCTCAGGTGGGTGGAAGCCAGCGCCCGCACCGTGGCTAAAGCGGCGCAGGGTCACACGATCGTGGTGGAGAAGAGCACCCTGCCGGTGCGCACGGCGGCGGTGATCCAGGAGATCCTGGGGTCGGCGGAGGGCGGCAAGACCTTCTCGGTGCTCTCCAACCCCGAGTTCCTGGCAGAGGGCACCGCCATCCCCGATCTGGAGGCCCCGGATCGGGTGCTGATCGGCGGCGACGACCCCCAGGCGATCGCCGCCCTGGCGGCCATCTACGGCCAGTGGGTGCCGGGCGAGCGCATCCTCACCACCAACCTCTGGAGCAGTGAGCTGAGCAAGCTCACCGCCAACGCCTTCCTGGCCCAGCGCATCAGTTCGATCAACGGCATTGCCGCCTTCTGTGAGGCCACCGGGGCGGATGTGCAGGAGGTAGCCCGCGCCATCGGGGCCGACAGCCGCAACTCGCTTCGCGAGAAGCCTGCGGCTACGGCAGAAGTTTCTGCAGGCGGGGCCGGGCTTTGGCGGCAGCTGCTTCCAGAAGGACATCCTCAACCTGGTGTACCTCTGTCGGCATTACGGCCTGGAGGAGGTGGCGGTCTACTGGGAGCAGGTGGTGACCCTCAACCACTGGCAGCAGCAGCGCAACCGCTCCGCGGAAGCCAAGGGCTACGCCCGGCTGGTGATCACCAGGCTGTTCGGGACGGTGAGCGGCAAGCGCAACCGCTTCGCGGAAGCCAAGGGCTACGCCCGGCTGGTGATCACCAGGCTGTTCGGGACGGTGAGCGGCAAGCGCATCGGCGTGCTCGGGTTTGCCTTCAAGGCCGATACCAACGACACGCGCGAATCGCCGGCGATCCGCATCTGCAAGGACCTGCTGGAGGAAGGCGCGATCCTGCAGATCCTCGATCCCAAGGTGAGCGAGCAGCAGATGGCGCAGGATCTCGGCCAGCCCTCCGGGGCTGGTGAGGGCAGCTGGCAGTGTGCCCGCGATGTGCTGGAGGCGGCCCGGGGCGCCGTAGCCGCAGGCTTCCGCGCAGCGGTTGCCCTGCTGCTGCTCACCGAATGGCAGCAGTTCGCCGGGATCGACTGGCCGGCGGTGGCGGCGGTGATGCGGCGGCCGGCCTGGCTGTTTGATGCCCGCGCCAAGGCGGATGCGGCTGCAGCACGGGCGGCGGGGCTGCAGGTGTGGCGCGTGGGGGAGGGCTGAACGATGCCCGCTTCCCTCACCCGCAACCTGATCACCGGCGGGGCCGGTTTCGTGGGCTCCCACCTGGTGGACCGGCTGATGGCGGCCGGCGAGGAGGTGATCTGCCTCGACAACTATTTCACCGGCCGCAAGCAGAACATCAGCCAGTGGATCGGCCATCCCCGCTTTGAGCTGATCCGCCACGACGTGACCGATCCGATTCGCCTGGAGGCGGTGATGCACGACATCACGGCGCTGCTGGCAATGGCGCGGCGCCAACCCCAGCCCGAAACTTGCTGAGACTTTGAATCCGCCCTGCGTTCCGAGGCACCGTGAGATCAACGAGATCCTGGCCAAGAACATTCTTCGCGACCTCAAACCCTGAGCTCGCACCCCTGCCGCTCGGGCAACTGGAAGCCCTGGCCGCCAACCCAACAGCCATTGGAGGAGCAAGCCGGGTCAGCTGACCGGCAGGGGGCCGTACCCCCGCTTGTCCAAGCCACCGGGTCGGCCCCGCAAAGCCCTGCACTCCGGCGCATGGAAAAGCGCTTTGCCGACGTGATCTGACTGAAAAGTGCAGGTGCGATGCATGCAGCCTGCTAGCTCCCCCATCGTGGCCACACTCCAGATCCGCGACCTGGCCGATCCCCTGCACCACCAGCTGCAACTGAGGGCACGCCGGCAGCACCGCAGCCTCAGCCAGCAGGCCCTCAGTGACCTGCAACAGGCCTGCGGCGGCGATCCCTGCGAGCGACGCCGCCATGCCCTCGTCGACCTTCAGGCTCTGGCAGACGAGCAGGGCAAGCGGCCCTTGGATCCCTCTCCGGAGGAGTTGATTCGCCAGGACCGTTGCCGCTGAGATGGCCAGCCTCGTGTTGATTGCCTGAACGCTGATCTGGTGCTCTCGCCTGAGGTGATGCTCACCGAGGTGGCCAAGACGCTGTGGCGGCTGTAACGGGTTGGCCAGCTGGCGACCGATGGCCTGCAGCATCGCCTCAGCCGAGCCACAGAGCTGGTGG
Coding sequences within it:
- a CDS encoding DUF4351 domain-containing protein produces the protein MVIAGIPREDIRHTRAVQDWLAEGRQEGLQEGEVRGEAKVTLRLLNRRCGRLTGATTALIPAKPQEQLKALADSLLNLQGPADLAAWLAANAAAAN
- a CDS encoding DUF2887 domain-containing protein, with the translated sequence MNTDRWYYRVFQGAPDLIRALLPGSVANANTLGFDPSAPGDSLYRFEALEIKELSHRLDGVLWPRPTTGCADTGSPDFPVVLLEVQMHPDPGFHHRLAAQTYRFLQQHPRVEHWVVLVITPHNRLNLGPSQALQLFLQQVAWINLEELSQQPNLDPLLNLLTLPVRPESELAASSQQILASRPDLDQVVLPMLIQRFPQLSEEQIMVIAGIPREEIRHSRAVQEWLAEGRQEGRQEGRQEGRQEGEAAVTLRLLNRRCGPLSEATTAQIQALPLEQLEALADALLDFQGPADLAAWLVANGAAAT